Proteins from a single region of Chloroherpeton thalassium ATCC 35110:
- a CDS encoding TonB-dependent receptor, with protein MRKFLFFLIASLTCSFTAFGQTVISGKVTDTSGEPLAGVTIQLLSTKLGAVTDSDGKFRITNAPKGNISVKATSLGFASQTKQITLGDSEKTLNFTLTIGSVQHKEIIVTEKTEAQQTRELPQAITVIDTKEIEGRVVSVTSLLNRAVGVKIRQSGGEGSTSRISVRGLEGKRIGFFIDGFPMSDNSDFVDVDDIPVTMIERIEVYKGVVPAKFGGSSIGGAVNIVTKEYPPTYIDLSYSRESFNTNKVSAIFKKNDPESGYQFGAGGFYTYAENNYTMESPYQEGLTITRDHDTYEKKMVALSFSSKNWGLDKMTFEFPFTQTSQEVQGIRQNIRKAETSADAFAAISKIEDGNFLLKDLDMDFTLAYAYTISRLVDTASYRTEWDGTTYGAVSALGGEIGTTANDSENKKHTLANQINLNYPFNAEHSLNFNSVLNYANFRPNDELKDEVLGYKTNYDSKMISWVAGLTHEFRTIGDRFINSFSLKYYLYDIKTTLTDVYGFNDPEKVDFSKSDFGFNNAARYRFTRDFLLKASYAYDVRLPSEEELLGDGYLITPAGDLKPERNSSLNIGVMYDRSFSTDTRLQVEVNVFYMYLTNMIRLVAGTIQSEYENFGEMRTLGADIEVKYDITKTLFVHGNATYQDLRDTRETEPGSTVANPTKGDRMPNIPYFYANAGFEFHQENLFGGKDQNSRFYVESSYVEEYFYDFEQTIYQTRRIPSSLSFDVGIEHSFDNESVILSAQIENLTDETLISEYNRPLPGRSYGVKLRYIFK; from the coding sequence ATGCGCAAATTTTTATTCTTTTTAATCGCCTCCCTCACTTGTTCTTTCACTGCTTTCGGGCAAACCGTCATTTCCGGTAAGGTCACAGATACGAGCGGCGAGCCGCTTGCCGGTGTAACCATACAACTCCTTTCAACCAAACTTGGCGCGGTTACGGATTCGGACGGAAAGTTTCGAATCACAAACGCACCGAAAGGGAACATTTCGGTGAAAGCGACATCGTTAGGTTTTGCCTCACAAACAAAACAAATCACGCTCGGCGACTCGGAAAAAACCTTGAACTTTACGCTTACAATCGGTTCGGTTCAGCACAAGGAAATCATTGTTACCGAGAAAACCGAAGCGCAACAAACGCGCGAACTGCCTCAAGCCATCACGGTCATCGATACCAAAGAGATTGAAGGGCGTGTGGTGTCTGTCACCAGCTTGCTGAATAGAGCCGTCGGCGTGAAAATCAGGCAATCGGGCGGCGAAGGCAGCACGTCGCGAATTTCAGTTAGAGGCCTCGAAGGCAAGCGCATTGGGTTTTTCATCGATGGTTTTCCGATGAGCGACAATAGCGATTTTGTGGATGTGGACGACATTCCCGTCACCATGATCGAACGCATTGAAGTTTATAAAGGCGTTGTTCCGGCAAAGTTCGGCGGCTCGTCCATCGGCGGCGCGGTAAACATTGTGACGAAGGAATATCCGCCGACCTACATCGATTTGAGCTACAGCCGCGAGTCATTTAACACCAACAAAGTCAGCGCCATTTTCAAAAAGAACGACCCAGAAAGCGGCTACCAGTTCGGCGCAGGAGGATTTTACACTTACGCCGAAAACAACTACACGATGGAGTCGCCCTATCAAGAAGGACTGACCATCACGCGCGACCACGACACTTACGAAAAAAAGATGGTCGCCTTGAGTTTCTCTTCAAAAAACTGGGGACTTGACAAAATGACGTTTGAATTTCCTTTCACACAAACCTCACAAGAAGTACAAGGCATTCGGCAAAATATCAGGAAGGCAGAAACCAGCGCAGACGCCTTTGCGGCTATCAGCAAAATTGAAGATGGAAATTTTCTCCTTAAAGATCTGGATATGGATTTCACTTTAGCCTATGCTTATACGATTTCCAGACTTGTAGATACTGCGTCCTACCGAACAGAATGGGATGGCACAACTTACGGGGCGGTTTCGGCGCTGGGCGGCGAAATTGGCACCACCGCCAATGATTCTGAGAACAAAAAACACACATTAGCTAACCAGATCAATCTCAATTATCCATTCAATGCCGAGCATTCCCTCAATTTTAATTCGGTGCTGAACTACGCGAATTTCCGGCCAAATGATGAGTTGAAGGATGAAGTTTTGGGTTACAAAACGAATTACGACAGCAAGATGATCAGTTGGGTGGCTGGCCTAACGCACGAGTTTCGCACGATAGGCGATAGATTTATCAATTCGTTTTCTCTTAAATATTACCTCTACGACATTAAAACGACGCTAACCGACGTTTATGGATTTAATGATCCTGAGAAAGTCGATTTTAGCAAAAGCGACTTCGGCTTTAATAACGCCGCTCGCTATCGCTTTACCCGCGATTTCCTACTCAAAGCGTCCTATGCCTACGATGTTCGTTTGCCTTCTGAAGAAGAACTGCTCGGCGATGGCTATTTGATTACGCCCGCTGGCGACCTCAAGCCAGAAAGAAATAGCAGCCTAAATATTGGGGTCATGTATGATCGCTCGTTCAGCACCGACACGCGCTTGCAGGTTGAAGTCAATGTGTTCTATATGTACCTAACCAACATGATTCGTTTGGTGGCCGGCACCATTCAGTCGGAGTATGAGAATTTTGGCGAGATGCGAACCCTCGGCGCTGATATTGAAGTCAAATACGACATCACCAAAACCCTTTTTGTTCATGGCAATGCCACTTACCAAGATTTGCGCGACACGCGGGAAACTGAGCCCGGCTCAACCGTTGCGAATCCGACAAAGGGCGACCGGATGCCAAACATTCCCTATTTCTATGCAAACGCCGGCTTCGAATTCCACCAAGAAAATCTGTTCGGTGGAAAAGATCAGAACAGCCGCTTTTATGTGGAAAGCTCCTATGTAGAAGAATATTTCTACGACTTCGAACAAACCATTTATCAAACACGGCGCATTCCAAGTTCGCTCTCTTTCGATGTGGGCATCGAGCACAGCTTTGATAATGAGTCCGTGATTTTGAGCGCGCAAATCGAAAACCTCACCGACGAAACGCTCATCTCCGAATATAACCGCCCGCTTCCGGGACGCTCCTACGGCGTGAAGCTGAGATACATCTTCAAGTGA
- a CDS encoding TonB-dependent receptor, translating into MYRFFSIFFVSLLCSISALAQSSLSGKVCDDDSNPLVGATVQILSTKLGAVTDSDGWFQLKTVPKGNISVKASSLGYAPQTQNITIGDSKVTLNFSLEIDAVRHKEILVREDSPIQKMRKAPESIVVIDAEEIRGRATAIEAILTKATGIKIRKTGGLGSASRINIHGLEGKGITILIDGNPLNSPEGNFTIDEIPIDLIERIEVYKGVVPARFGGDGTGGVVNIIFREFEYDYLDVSYQRGSYNTNRATWTFKKVFPELGMEVSTGGFFNKADNDYTFESPYQDGVMITRDHDEFLSYAYGAGLVFNKLWFEEIELGVDVYRNRKEIQGIRTNIQFAESRASAVIPNLNLEKEDFFLENLDFENTLQVVIMGYNFIDTSHVHYNLDGSINTDDTYQGEIGSYANDSDDKQLEIRNKLNLLYTLSDVHSLNLNHNFRRANYEPEDELASEYAGYNISGYPSNYTSNIIGLTHQMRLLDERFISMTGVSLFQMSTTITSNDYIDDNNLREPSISENDFAKMGYSEALRYRPLHWLNLKASYQHAMRLPYSNELFGDGVYILASPNLAPEESDNMNLGFFIDTYSFAGLHRVQFEANAFYTDLTNKIQLSSDGVNYAYENLGHVVIKGFDAELKLDISKAFYLHGNFTYQLAKDAKEFRDDGTSNPTYDMKVPNIPWLFGNFGIEYHRENVLGAGTFLKLFLESSYTHEYFYNWEISKRNPRRIPTNFSHDVGIEMAFDNNRYILSFEVQNVTDEDLITDFQLPLMGRAAYFKVRYSFLNAVH; encoded by the coding sequence ATGTATCGATTCTTTTCGATTTTTTTTGTATCCCTCCTTTGTTCTATTTCTGCCTTAGCCCAATCCTCACTGAGCGGTAAAGTTTGCGATGACGATAGCAATCCTCTTGTTGGCGCTACCGTGCAAATTCTTTCAACCAAACTTGGCGCTGTGACCGATTCAGACGGCTGGTTTCAACTCAAAACCGTGCCGAAAGGAAACATTTCGGTTAAAGCGTCCTCGTTAGGCTATGCACCTCAAACGCAAAACATCACGATTGGCGACTCCAAAGTCACCCTGAACTTCAGCTTAGAAATTGATGCTGTTCGGCACAAAGAAATTTTGGTGAGAGAAGATTCGCCAATTCAAAAAATGCGAAAAGCCCCCGAGTCCATTGTAGTGATTGATGCGGAAGAAATTCGCGGCAGAGCAACCGCCATCGAGGCGATTCTTACCAAAGCAACCGGCATAAAAATCAGAAAAACCGGCGGATTGGGAAGCGCTTCCCGAATCAACATTCATGGACTTGAAGGCAAAGGCATCACCATACTTATTGACGGAAATCCATTAAACAGCCCGGAAGGCAATTTTACCATAGACGAAATTCCCATTGATCTGATTGAGCGCATTGAAGTCTATAAAGGCGTTGTTCCGGCGCGTTTTGGCGGCGATGGCACTGGCGGCGTTGTAAACATCATTTTCCGGGAATTTGAGTACGATTATTTAGATGTCTCTTATCAACGCGGGTCTTATAACACCAACAGAGCCACGTGGACATTTAAAAAAGTGTTTCCTGAGCTTGGGATGGAAGTCAGCACCGGCGGCTTCTTTAATAAAGCCGATAACGATTACACTTTTGAATCTCCCTATCAGGATGGCGTGATGATCACTCGCGATCACGATGAATTTCTTTCCTACGCGTATGGCGCTGGCCTTGTCTTTAACAAGCTTTGGTTTGAAGAAATCGAACTCGGGGTTGATGTCTATCGCAATCGCAAAGAAATTCAAGGCATTCGCACGAATATACAGTTTGCCGAATCCCGCGCCAGCGCGGTTATTCCCAATCTGAATTTAGAGAAAGAAGATTTCTTTCTTGAAAATCTTGATTTTGAAAACACCTTGCAAGTTGTCATCATGGGATACAATTTTATTGACACCTCCCATGTGCACTACAACTTGGATGGGTCTATTAACACGGATGATACTTATCAGGGGGAAATAGGCTCTTACGCCAATGATTCAGATGATAAGCAGCTTGAAATCAGAAACAAATTGAATCTTCTCTACACGCTTTCTGATGTGCACTCTTTGAATTTGAATCATAATTTCAGGCGCGCGAATTATGAACCGGAAGATGAACTTGCCAGCGAATACGCAGGCTATAATATCAGCGGTTACCCCAGCAACTACACCAGTAATATTATCGGTTTAACCCACCAAATGCGCTTGCTCGATGAGCGCTTTATCAGCATGACTGGTGTCAGCTTGTTTCAAATGAGCACAACAATCACTTCCAACGATTACATCGATGATAATAACCTACGAGAACCGTCAATTTCTGAAAATGATTTTGCCAAAATGGGTTATAGCGAAGCCCTCCGTTATAGACCGCTGCACTGGTTGAACCTAAAAGCCTCATATCAACATGCGATGAGATTGCCCTATTCTAATGAATTATTCGGCGATGGCGTCTATATCCTTGCCTCGCCTAACCTGGCGCCTGAAGAAAGCGACAATATGAATCTCGGCTTTTTTATCGACACCTATTCATTTGCCGGATTGCATCGCGTTCAATTCGAAGCCAACGCGTTCTACACGGATTTAACCAACAAAATTCAGCTTTCAAGTGATGGCGTTAATTACGCTTATGAAAACCTTGGGCACGTTGTCATCAAAGGTTTTGATGCCGAACTCAAGCTTGATATTTCCAAAGCGTTCTATCTGCATGGAAACTTTACCTACCAATTGGCAAAAGATGCCAAAGAGTTCAGGGACGACGGAACAAGCAACCCAACTTACGACATGAAAGTGCCGAACATCCCTTGGCTGTTTGGGAATTTTGGCATTGAATATCACCGAGAAAATGTGCTTGGCGCAGGCACATTCTTAAAACTCTTCCTTGAAAGCTCCTACACGCACGAGTATTTCTATAACTGGGAGATTTCCAAGAGAAATCCCCGGCGAATCCCAACCAATTTTTCCCACGATGTCGGCATTGAAATGGCGTTCGATAACAATCGCTACATCCTGAGTTTTGAAGTCCAAAATGTCACAGATGAAGACCTGATTACAGATTTCCAACTGCCCTTGATGGGAAGAGCCGCTTACTTTAAAGTCCGCTATAGCTTTCTTAACGCTGTTCATTAA
- a CDS encoding helix-turn-helix domain-containing protein — MKIKLSHRERRDMAVEIHYPNEYGGLEEVSERLQSGKFFHGEGDYSELFFKGFHIARTTLLLKKPLLMEIDSNYQTVKMVFTFSGKISAIERQSNLQLERMPNGHNIYHMNCFQGHSFWEANKDIWLFEINIIPELFLKYLPSHNKRFKTFREKIERGETCALSNYDYCITPAMQWIIRDIVTCERTGFFKRMFLENKITELLLLQLEQISDSQREAVASLNNRLADKMMIVKEYIETRNLRSCSLSDLAKIAGTNEFTLKKAFKQMFGTTVFGYWNQLKMAEAKSLLTDGELTVSEVSAHLGYKNPQHFTRAFKRTYGTVPSKWIYKSGMLHLD; from the coding sequence ATGAAAATCAAGTTAAGCCATCGCGAGCGTCGGGATATGGCCGTAGAAATTCATTACCCCAATGAATATGGCGGCTTAGAGGAGGTGAGCGAACGCCTGCAAAGCGGGAAATTTTTTCATGGCGAAGGTGATTACAGTGAGCTGTTTTTTAAAGGGTTTCACATTGCTCGCACTACGCTTTTGCTCAAAAAACCCTTGCTGATGGAAATAGACAGTAATTACCAAACCGTTAAAATGGTTTTTACCTTTTCAGGTAAAATTTCAGCCATTGAACGGCAAAGTAATTTGCAATTGGAACGAATGCCGAATGGGCATAATATTTACCATATGAATTGCTTTCAAGGGCATTCATTCTGGGAGGCAAACAAGGATATTTGGCTATTTGAAATCAATATCATTCCCGAGTTATTCCTGAAATACCTGCCAAGTCATAACAAGCGTTTCAAGACTTTTCGTGAAAAAATTGAGCGCGGAGAAACCTGCGCGCTTAGCAATTATGATTATTGCATTACACCGGCCATGCAATGGATCATTCGCGACATTGTGACCTGCGAGCGCACCGGCTTTTTTAAGCGGATGTTTCTGGAGAATAAAATCACCGAGCTTTTACTTTTACAATTGGAACAAATCAGCGATTCACAGCGGGAGGCCGTTGCAAGTCTAAACAATCGTTTAGCCGATAAGATGATGATTGTGAAAGAGTACATAGAAACCCGCAACCTAAGATCTTGTTCATTATCGGATTTGGCCAAAATAGCCGGAACGAACGAATTCACACTGAAAAAAGCATTTAAACAAATGTTCGGCACAACGGTTTTCGGATACTGGAATCAACTGAAAATGGCTGAAGCCAAATCCCTTTTAACAGATGGTGAACTTACGGTGAGCGAGGTATCCGCGCACTTGGGGTACAAAAATCCGCAACATTTTACGAGAGCTTTTAAGCGCACCTACGGCACCGTGCCAAGCAAATGGATTTATAAAAGCGGGATGCTGCATTTAGATTAA
- a CDS encoding helix-turn-helix transcriptional regulator, with product MKNRLSHKDFEELAIENHYPNGFFGDSSLMERQHAGKFFFGEGWYQEIYFNGIHIGFGNLALKNTMQLDIECDYQTVEMKFELTGKSISQEPGRQVYSELLPNQHNIFYVNGFRGHTLWECKRDMQVLEVNLMPELFLKYLPESGQRFSEFHRKIRRGETALLSPHNFSITPAMLWLIHEIITCSRSGFFKRVFLEAKVIELLLLQLEQICEADAQPQRALKKADVEKMFHVKQIIEQNMNSSYSLADLAKAARTNQFTLKKGFKEIFGTTVFGYWNDLKMAEAKTLLLEQKLSVSEVSVQLGYKNPQHFSTAFKRKFAISPCQLKA from the coding sequence ATGAAAAATCGTTTAAGCCATAAGGATTTTGAAGAGCTGGCTATAGAAAACCACTACCCGAACGGCTTTTTTGGCGACAGCAGTTTGATGGAACGCCAACACGCCGGAAAATTTTTCTTCGGCGAAGGCTGGTATCAAGAAATATATTTTAATGGAATCCATATCGGCTTTGGGAATCTTGCGCTGAAAAACACGATGCAGCTCGACATCGAATGCGATTACCAGACCGTTGAGATGAAATTTGAGCTTACCGGCAAATCCATATCGCAGGAGCCTGGACGCCAAGTTTATTCTGAATTACTGCCAAATCAGCATAATATTTTTTATGTCAATGGATTTCGCGGGCACACGCTTTGGGAATGCAAGCGCGACATGCAGGTTTTGGAAGTAAATCTCATGCCAGAATTGTTTTTAAAATACCTTCCTGAAAGCGGCCAGCGCTTCAGCGAATTTCATAGGAAAATTCGGCGCGGAGAAACAGCGCTTTTAAGTCCGCATAATTTTAGCATTACGCCCGCCATGCTATGGCTCATTCATGAAATTATCACTTGTTCCAGAAGCGGTTTTTTCAAACGGGTTTTTCTGGAAGCAAAAGTCATCGAGTTGCTGCTTTTGCAATTGGAGCAAATCTGTGAGGCGGACGCACAGCCGCAACGCGCGTTGAAAAAAGCTGATGTTGAAAAGATGTTTCATGTGAAACAGATAATTGAGCAAAACATGAACAGCAGCTACTCGCTCGCAGATTTGGCCAAAGCGGCTCGGACGAATCAATTCACGCTGAAAAAAGGATTTAAGGAAATTTTTGGCACGACGGTTTTTGGATACTGGAACGATCTGAAAATGGCAGAAGCCAAAACCCTTTTGCTTGAGCAGAAATTGTCAGTCAGTGAAGTTTCCGTTCAGCTGGGCTATAAAAATCCGCAGCATTTTTCAACGGCGTTTAAGCGAAAATTCGCTATTTCGCCGTGCCAGTTGAAAGCTTAA
- a CDS encoding TonB-dependent receptor encodes MTKFLGGLLFLLFGFSVEGLAHDDYLICGTVFDTETKTPLPNVSIGISSHPFKNHTDPNGKFCIKTHADSLTLRFSLMGYQNKRISISCKNDSSLRVFLRSELLMMNEVVVSANKNAASSLEQTITSQVISNEAILESGAQNIPDLLVKQPSVSLAGQAYHAAPSIRGLARKRVLVMVDGEKTSSERNVGTPGTFINPFEIEQIEILKGPYSTLYGSDAIGGVVNILTKSFETPYYNQNIGGRFDISTRSVSNAKNGNLALNGMLGKWMFHVDAGYRDADDYTLADGTALMNTFYEEKHAGGKLTFMPNDHHAITFKSYYSDGGEIGKPAYDTLTNAVHDKDVHFIAGVNYKWTGISRTLTKAELNFSRHDHDLGVKIIKHKTETDPSDDKLVNNRKTLSSTDYVLQGDFYFTLNKRLKILTGFDSFLHQDIDISESKVVHGYYSGLFLKQEFTTLLSGAYQNSYGVFVQADFIATDKLFTSAGVRWNYISTNGAPNQNAEKTDDAFSANFGLSYILAKSFTLKANVGSAFRAPDVKELYITTNTPGGLNIGNPDLASEHSLNFDLALIYKGAASLVELSAFHNQIENMIVLDWDNSTASREGTFRNIGKGVLYGVELAYKQNLTQAISPYFNFSWIHGYDDSSDDELTDVPPIQINLGIKYKPVQKLLLHLSARYSAEQTEVADDDIPTDAFTVIDFNASVQLLENLALNASVTNLFNEDYREHYQFDWMRAPGRSFNTGLHFNF; translated from the coding sequence ATGACAAAATTTTTAGGTGGGTTGCTTTTTCTGTTGTTTGGCTTTTCGGTCGAAGGACTTGCACATGACGACTATTTAATCTGTGGAACTGTTTTCGACACTGAAACCAAAACCCCTTTGCCGAATGTCAGCATTGGAATTAGCAGCCATCCTTTTAAAAATCACACCGACCCAAATGGGAAGTTTTGCATAAAAACCCACGCCGATAGCTTAACGCTCCGATTTTCTCTCATGGGTTATCAAAACAAGCGGATTTCCATTTCGTGCAAAAACGATTCATCGCTTCGTGTTTTTCTGCGCTCGGAACTGCTGATGATGAATGAAGTGGTGGTTTCGGCGAACAAAAATGCGGCGAGTTCGCTTGAGCAAACCATTACCTCACAAGTCATTTCAAACGAAGCGATTCTTGAGTCGGGCGCTCAAAATATTCCCGATTTGCTCGTCAAGCAGCCGAGCGTGTCGCTTGCCGGCCAAGCGTATCACGCTGCGCCATCCATCAGAGGGCTTGCCAGAAAGCGCGTTTTGGTGATGGTTGATGGCGAAAAAACAAGCTCGGAGCGAAATGTCGGCACGCCCGGCACATTTATCAATCCGTTTGAGATTGAACAAATAGAAATTTTAAAAGGACCATATTCTACGCTTTATGGCTCGGACGCGATTGGCGGCGTGGTGAATATTCTCACCAAAAGCTTTGAAACGCCCTACTACAACCAAAATATCGGTGGCCGATTTGACATTTCCACCCGCTCCGTAAGTAATGCCAAAAATGGAAATCTTGCCTTAAACGGAATGCTTGGAAAATGGATGTTTCATGTTGACGCAGGCTACCGCGATGCCGATGATTACACTTTGGCGGATGGAACGGCGCTCATGAACACGTTTTATGAGGAAAAACACGCCGGCGGAAAACTGACTTTCATGCCAAACGATCACCACGCCATCACTTTCAAGTCGTATTACAGCGACGGCGGCGAAATTGGCAAACCGGCCTACGACACGCTCACGAATGCCGTGCATGATAAGGATGTCCATTTCATCGCGGGTGTGAATTACAAATGGACGGGCATTAGCCGCACGCTCACCAAAGCAGAGCTGAACTTTTCGCGGCATGATCACGATTTGGGCGTCAAAATCATCAAGCATAAAACGGAAACCGACCCGTCCGATGATAAGCTGGTGAATAACCGCAAAACCTTATCGAGCACTGACTATGTTTTGCAAGGCGATTTTTACTTTACCTTAAACAAGCGCCTCAAAATTCTCACAGGCTTCGACAGCTTCCTTCATCAAGACATCGACATCAGCGAATCGAAAGTAGTTCACGGTTACTATTCCGGTTTATTCCTGAAGCAGGAATTTACCACACTGCTTTCCGGCGCGTATCAAAATAGCTACGGCGTTTTCGTTCAAGCCGATTTCATTGCGACAGATAAATTATTCACAAGCGCCGGCGTTCGCTGGAATTACATCTCCACCAATGGCGCACCGAACCAAAATGCGGAAAAAACAGACGATGCGTTTAGCGCAAATTTTGGCCTGTCTTACATTCTTGCAAAATCCTTTACGCTGAAAGCCAATGTGGGCAGCGCGTTTCGTGCACCGGATGTGAAAGAATTATACATCACCACGAACACGCCCGGCGGCCTCAACATTGGCAATCCTGACCTTGCTTCCGAGCACAGCCTGAATTTCGATTTGGCGTTGATCTACAAAGGCGCGGCCTCGCTCGTTGAACTCAGCGCATTTCACAATCAAATCGAAAATATGATCGTCTTGGATTGGGACAACAGCACGGCCAGCAGAGAAGGCACTTTCCGAAATATTGGCAAAGGCGTGCTTTACGGCGTTGAATTGGCTTATAAACAAAATCTCACCCAAGCGATTTCGCCATATTTTAACTTTTCTTGGATTCATGGATACGACGATAGCTCGGACGATGAACTCACCGATGTGCCGCCCATTCAGATAAATCTCGGGATAAAATATAAACCCGTTCAAAAATTGTTGCTTCATCTTTCCGCGCGCTATTCGGCGGAGCAAACCGAAGTGGCGGATGACGACATTCCAACCGATGCATTTACCGTTATCGATTTCAATGCGAGCGTGCAGTTGCTCGAGAACTTAGCCTTGAACGCTTCGGTCACGAATTTATTTAACGAAGACTATCGCGAGCACTATCAGTTCGATTGGATGCGCGCGCCCGGCAGAAGTTTCAACACAGGACTCCACTTTAACTTCTAA
- a CDS encoding FmdE family protein, translating to MNLKLYLLASFIILFITGCSNEKPSPPPLSQNEAKENSLYHQAGIIKLQDSLAAAFGYKKAGEDFFEFTLDDVGKYTGHICPGITSGFLMTKQALAALYPNDEMPQRGNVSVVSSSLTDHLAVASYILRDEPCQKQHAACVDKSLQGEKGTLTMIFKRNDTGKMVRVVFNRAKLMTPEKMGTIRPLKEKVLNGKASDEERKLFAESVQSVVKTAITAMPEGVITLSEITDYKFPEAK from the coding sequence ATGAACTTGAAGCTTTATTTGCTAGCATCTTTTATCATCTTATTTATCACTGGATGTTCCAATGAAAAACCCAGCCCGCCACCACTTTCCCAAAATGAGGCTAAAGAAAACAGCCTTTACCACCAAGCTGGCATTATTAAACTGCAAGATTCTTTAGCCGCTGCGTTTGGATATAAAAAAGCAGGGGAGGATTTTTTTGAATTCACACTGGACGATGTTGGTAAATACACCGGACATATTTGTCCGGGCATCACCTCCGGTTTTTTGATGACCAAACAAGCGCTCGCGGCACTTTATCCTAACGATGAAATGCCTCAGCGTGGAAATGTCTCCGTTGTTAGCTCATCGCTTACCGACCATCTTGCTGTCGCTTCCTATATCCTCAGAGATGAGCCTTGCCAAAAGCAGCACGCGGCTTGCGTGGATAAATCACTGCAAGGCGAAAAAGGCACACTCACCATGATTTTCAAAAGAAACGACACGGGAAAAATGGTTCGGGTCGTTTTTAACCGTGCTAAGCTCATGACGCCGGAAAAAATGGGCACGATTCGTCCGCTCAAGGAAAAAGTTTTGAATGGCAAAGCGTCCGACGAAGAAAGAAAGCTTTTTGCCGAATCGGTTCAAAGCGTTGTCAAAACAGCAATTACCGCTATGCCAGAAGGCGTAATCACACTGTCAGAAATCACTGACTACAAATTTCCTGAGGCGAAGTAA
- a CDS encoding DMT family transporter — translation MLLALLSAFFFGAATPIEKILLSSIPPFKLAGLLYLGAALGMFPFALREKKIGEIHRIGKKNLLRLIGAIGFGGIAGPVLLLLGLQKASASSVSLWLNLELVATALLGVLFFKDHLGRYGWIGVIGTVAASLILTWHEGNIGLLALVLIGAACIAWGLDNHLTALIDGITPTQSTFWKGLVGRTTNFAFGLLFEPNSIQGNSLFLALVVGVFAYGISITLYITAAQNIGATRSQMIFGSAPFWGVILSFVFLGEQISHFQIVAIVLLIASLITLFLEQHSHPHTHEAITHKHLHHHDEHHNHPHVENPSSYHSHWHTHEKITHSHPH, via the coding sequence ATTTTACTTGCGCTTTTATCCGCATTTTTTTTCGGAGCCGCAACGCCGATAGAAAAAATCCTACTCAGTAGCATTCCGCCTTTCAAGCTCGCTGGGCTACTTTATTTAGGTGCGGCGTTGGGAATGTTTCCATTTGCTTTACGTGAAAAAAAGATTGGAGAAATTCATCGGATTGGCAAAAAAAATCTTCTGCGGCTCATTGGCGCAATTGGATTCGGCGGCATCGCTGGACCGGTGCTGCTGCTTTTAGGTTTGCAAAAAGCATCGGCAAGTTCCGTTTCGTTATGGCTAAACCTTGAATTGGTTGCCACCGCGCTGCTTGGCGTGCTCTTTTTTAAAGATCATCTCGGACGCTACGGCTGGATCGGCGTTATTGGGACGGTGGCCGCCTCGCTTATATTAACCTGGCACGAGGGAAACATTGGGCTGCTCGCGCTTGTCTTGATTGGGGCAGCTTGCATTGCTTGGGGCTTAGACAATCATTTAACCGCGCTCATTGATGGCATCACCCCAACTCAAAGCACTTTTTGGAAAGGCTTGGTCGGCCGCACAACAAATTTTGCGTTTGGCCTTCTTTTTGAACCGAATTCTATTCAGGGCAACTCGCTTTTTTTGGCGTTGGTTGTTGGGGTGTTTGCGTATGGCATTAGCATTACGCTATATATTACCGCCGCGCAAAATATCGGGGCAACTCGCAGCCAAATGATTTTTGGCAGTGCGCCTTTTTGGGGCGTGATTCTTTCCTTTGTTTTTCTGGGCGAACAGATTTCGCACTTTCAAATTGTCGCAATCGTGCTGCTCATTGCGTCGTTGATCACGCTTTTCTTAGAGCAACATTCCCATCCGCACACGCATGAAGCAATTACTCACAAACATCTACATCATCACGACGAGCACCACAACCATCCACATGTAGAAAATCCATCGAGTTATCACAGCCACTGGCACACACACGAAAAAATCACGCACAGCCATCCGCATTAG